Proteins from a single region of Ziziphus jujuba cultivar Dongzao chromosome 1, ASM3175591v1:
- the LOC132804552 gene encoding uncharacterized protein LOC132804552: MATFSFLYYILLLLISLLLVSIAEAGTKVVDYELLKSKNIDGVKLIENSIAAKPDADQRPRVGVWQRPMKGKRCFRKCWTMLVEQGLTVPHFLNLVSVMSPIPCWPTLRMLSTAIIKGKVKQVALVILMVLLIWSPNDLSSETASSPSE, translated from the exons atggcgACCTTCTCATTCTTATACTACATTTTATTGTTGCTCATCTCACTGCTGCTCGTTTCCATTGCAG AAGCTGGTACGAAAGTGGTTGATTATGAGCTCCTCAAATCTAAGAACATCGACGGTGTCAAGCTCATCGAGAATTCCATCGCCGCGAAGCCGGATGCGGACCAGAGGCCCAGAGTTGGTGTGTGGCAAAGGCCCATGAAGGGAAAGCGATGCTTCAGAAAGTGCTGGACTATGTTGGTGGAGCAGGGGCTGACTGTGCCCCATTTCTTAAATCTAGTGTCTGTTATGAGCCCAATACCCTGCTGGCCCACACTTCGTATGCTGTCAACAGCTATTATAAAAGGCAAGGTCAAGCAAGTGGCTCTTGTGATTTTAATGGTCCTGCTCATATGGTCACCAAACGACCTA AGTTCGGAAACTGCGAGTTCCCCTAGCGAGTAA